From one Amycolatopsis sp. FDAARGOS 1241 genomic stretch:
- a CDS encoding methane monooxygenase — protein sequence MSRQSVAKAHQKIQELSWEPVYHQPVSHYGTDYTFQKAKKKDPLKQVLRSYFPMQEEKDHRVYGAEDGAIRGNMFRQVQERWLEWQKLFLSIIPLPEISAARAMPLLFRTVPNPELHNGQAIQMIDEVRHSTIQQNLKRLYMNNYIDPAGFNSSLRNFQNDYCGTIGRQFAEGFITGDAITAASIYLTIVAETAFTNTLFVAMPAEAAANGDYLLPTVFHSVQSDESRHISNGYATLLMALSDESNHQLLERDLRYAWWNNHRVVDAAIGTFIEYGTKDRRKDRESYAEMWRRWIYDDYYRSYLVPLEKYGLVIPHDLIEEAWKQIWEKGYVHEVAQFFATGWLANYWRIDPMTDEDFEWFEYKYPGWYDKYGKWWENYSRLSVPNGHNPIALEDVDYVYPHRCWTCMVPCLVREDMVMAEVNGQWRTYCHEACRWTDVEAFRPTYQGRETPNMGQLIGSREWETLYHGWNWADVVSDMGFVRDDGKTLVAQPHLDLDPKKMWTLDHLRRCPPLQSPNVLLNEMTAEERAAFQDDYNRQGPAGRPARAAS from the coding sequence ATGAGCCGCCAGAGCGTGGCGAAAGCCCACCAGAAGATCCAGGAGCTGTCGTGGGAACCGGTGTACCACCAGCCGGTGTCGCACTACGGAACCGATTACACGTTCCAGAAGGCCAAGAAGAAGGACCCGCTCAAGCAGGTGCTCCGCTCCTACTTCCCGATGCAGGAGGAAAAGGACCACCGCGTGTACGGGGCCGAGGACGGCGCCATCCGCGGCAACATGTTCCGCCAGGTCCAGGAACGGTGGCTCGAGTGGCAGAAGCTGTTCCTTTCGATCATCCCGCTGCCGGAGATCTCGGCCGCGCGGGCGATGCCGCTGCTGTTCCGGACCGTGCCGAACCCGGAGCTGCACAACGGCCAGGCGATCCAGATGATCGACGAGGTCCGGCACTCGACGATCCAGCAGAACCTCAAGCGCCTGTACATGAACAACTACATCGACCCCGCCGGGTTCAACTCGAGCCTGCGCAACTTCCAGAACGACTACTGCGGCACGATCGGCCGGCAGTTCGCCGAAGGCTTCATCACGGGTGACGCGATCACCGCGGCGAGCATCTACCTGACGATCGTGGCCGAGACGGCGTTCACCAACACGCTGTTCGTCGCCATGCCCGCCGAGGCGGCCGCCAACGGCGACTACCTGTTGCCGACGGTGTTCCACTCGGTGCAGTCCGACGAATCGCGCCACATCAGCAACGGGTACGCCACGCTGCTGATGGCCCTTTCCGATGAGAGCAACCACCAGCTGCTCGAGCGCGACCTGCGCTACGCGTGGTGGAACAACCACCGCGTCGTCGACGCGGCGATCGGCACCTTCATCGAGTACGGCACGAAGGACCGCCGCAAGGACCGGGAGAGCTACGCGGAGATGTGGCGTCGCTGGATCTACGACGACTACTACCGCAGCTACCTCGTCCCGCTCGAGAAGTACGGCCTGGTCATCCCCCACGACCTCATCGAAGAGGCCTGGAAGCAGATCTGGGAGAAGGGCTACGTCCACGAAGTCGCACAGTTCTTCGCCACCGGGTGGCTCGCCAACTACTGGCGCATCGATCCGATGACGGACGAGGACTTCGAGTGGTTCGAGTACAAGTACCCGGGCTGGTACGACAAGTACGGCAAGTGGTGGGAGAACTACAGTCGCCTGTCGGTCCCGAACGGGCACAACCCGATCGCTCTCGAGGACGTCGACTACGTCTACCCGCACCGGTGCTGGACCTGCATGGTGCCGTGCCTGGTGCGCGAGGACATGGTCATGGCCGAGGTGAACGGCCAGTGGCGGACGTACTGCCACGAGGCGTGCCGGTGGACCGACGTCGAGGCGTTCCGCCCGACGTACCAGGGCCGGGAGACCCCGAACATGGGGCAGCTCATCGGTTCCCGCGAGTGGGAGACGCTGTACCACGGCTGGAACTGGGCCGACGTGGTGTCCGACATGGGCTTCGTCCGCGACGACGGCAAGACCCTGGTCGCACAGCCGCACCTCGACCTGGACCCGAAGAAGATGTGGACGCTCGACCACCTGCGCCGGTGCCCGCCGCTGCAGAGCCCGAACGTGCTCCTCAACGAGATGACCGCCGAGGAGCGGGCCGCGTTCCAGGACGACTACAACCGCCAGGGCCCGGCAGGCCGGCCCGCCCGCGCGGCGTCCTGA
- a CDS encoding MarR family winged helix-turn-helix transcriptional regulator produces the protein MTPEPNLADVVARLRRAMRRAARTADPDNTLSVAQLELLSCLAENPGARPSRVAQLLKLAPNSVTTMVSGLRARELVTRTSGSADRRTVELELTESGRAAVDRWQHHNAEILAAAIDRLHPAWRHLIASAVPALAELVGAIDQLAENGTPHTAG, from the coding sequence ATGACCCCCGAACCGAACCTCGCGGACGTCGTCGCCCGGCTGCGGCGCGCCATGCGCCGCGCCGCCCGCACGGCGGACCCGGACAACACGCTTTCGGTCGCGCAGCTCGAACTGCTCTCGTGCCTGGCCGAGAACCCCGGCGCGCGGCCCAGCCGCGTCGCCCAGCTGCTGAAGCTCGCGCCCAACTCCGTGACGACAATGGTCAGCGGCCTGCGCGCGCGTGAACTCGTCACCCGCACCAGCGGCAGCGCGGACCGCCGCACCGTCGAACTCGAGCTCACCGAAAGCGGCCGCGCCGCCGTGGACCGCTGGCAGCACCACAACGCCGAGATCCTCGCGGCGGCGATCGACCGCCTGCACCCGGCGTGGCGGCACCTGATCGCGTCGGCCGTGCCGGCGCTGGCGGAGCTGGTGGGCGCGATCGACCAGCTCGCGGAGAACGGCACGCCGCACACCGCCGGCTGA
- a CDS encoding 2Fe-2S iron-sulfur cluster binding domain-containing protein, whose translation MGNKHHVRFEPVGIEIEIDEDQTILRGAAEQGVMLMHGCKEGQCASCKSFVLEGDDLDHDKYSTFALPDFEKEEGFTLLCRAHAYEDLTIELLNYDEEMIHSGLPIVETSGEVVSLEEVTHDLRRLVVRLEDAAAFKFFPGQYVDFAVPGHEATRSFSMANTPGRDSRLLEFVIKIYPDGLFSQFLDTGVSVGDRLELSGPFGVFTLRDAPERDLVFLGGGAGMAPILSLLRSMAERGIERKATYYYGARRERDLCFEDELRALEEKIPGFRFVPALSEPEDGDGWEGETGMITDVVRRLEADLGRTDVYVCGPPPMVEAALELLPALGVPEKRIFYDKFTTTGDADET comes from the coding sequence ATGGGAAACAAGCACCACGTGCGCTTCGAGCCGGTCGGGATCGAGATCGAGATCGACGAGGACCAGACGATCCTGCGCGGCGCCGCCGAGCAGGGCGTGATGCTCATGCACGGCTGCAAGGAGGGGCAGTGCGCCTCCTGCAAGTCGTTCGTCCTCGAAGGTGACGACCTCGACCACGACAAGTACTCGACGTTCGCGCTGCCCGACTTCGAAAAGGAGGAGGGGTTCACCCTCCTGTGCCGGGCGCACGCCTACGAGGACCTGACGATCGAACTGCTCAACTACGACGAGGAGATGATCCACTCCGGACTGCCCATCGTGGAGACCTCGGGCGAGGTCGTGTCGCTGGAGGAGGTCACCCACGACCTCCGGCGGCTCGTCGTGCGGCTCGAGGACGCCGCGGCGTTCAAGTTCTTCCCCGGTCAGTACGTCGATTTCGCGGTCCCGGGGCACGAAGCGACCCGGTCGTTCTCGATGGCGAACACCCCCGGCCGGGACTCCCGCCTCCTGGAGTTCGTCATCAAGATCTACCCGGACGGGTTGTTCTCGCAGTTCCTGGACACCGGCGTTTCGGTCGGGGACCGGCTGGAGCTCTCCGGGCCGTTCGGCGTGTTCACCCTGCGGGACGCGCCCGAGCGGGACCTGGTCTTCCTCGGCGGTGGCGCCGGCATGGCGCCCATCCTCTCGCTGCTGCGGTCCATGGCCGAGCGCGGCATCGAGCGGAAGGCGACCTACTACTACGGTGCCCGCCGCGAGCGGGACCTGTGCTTCGAGGACGAACTGCGCGCCCTCGAGGAGAAGATTCCCGGGTTCCGGTTCGTGCCGGCCCTGTCGGAGCCGGAGGACGGTGACGGCTGGGAGGGCGAGACCGGGATGATCACCGACGTCGTGCGGCGGCTCGAAGCCGACCTGGGCCGCACCGACGTCTACGTGTGCGGGCCTCCTCCGATGGTGGAGGCGGCCCTGGAGCTGCTGCCGGCGCTGGGCGTGCCGGAGAAGCGGATCTTCTACGACAAGTTCACCACCACCGGCGACGCGGACGAGACGTGA
- a CDS encoding alkaline phosphatase family protein, whose protein sequence is MDLAQRYAAGTLADVVPSALAGLGVPGERDALGLPAAERVCVLLVDGLGWELLRRHAETAPFLSSLAARPLTAGFPSTTATSVASLGTGLTPGEHGVVGYAFEAGRDVLNVLGWRRHTGGKPIDLRQRVVPEQLQPRPTAFERAAAAGVGVCVVGPRDQRDSGLTRAALRGGEFRGVHAFGDLVSAVGAALAEPRSLCYAYHADLDLLGHVHGPGSEPWCFQLSFVDRLVEAIAGTLPAGSALVVTADHGMVTVGERVDFDTTPALQAGVRTVGGEARARHVYASDGAAPDVLAAWRETLGERAWVLGRDEAVAAGWFGPRVNAEVLPRIGDVVAAARGTAAVVRTEAEPRLSRMTGQHGSVTDEELVVPLLIARR, encoded by the coding sequence ATGGATCTCGCGCAGCGCTACGCGGCGGGCACGCTCGCCGACGTCGTCCCGTCGGCGCTGGCCGGGCTCGGCGTGCCCGGGGAGCGCGACGCCCTCGGGCTGCCCGCGGCCGAGCGCGTGTGCGTGCTGCTCGTCGACGGCCTCGGCTGGGAACTGCTGCGGCGCCACGCCGAGACGGCGCCGTTCCTGTCCTCGCTGGCGGCCCGCCCGCTCACAGCCGGGTTCCCGAGCACGACGGCAACGAGCGTCGCGTCGCTGGGCACCGGGCTCACGCCGGGTGAGCACGGCGTGGTCGGCTACGCGTTCGAGGCCGGGCGCGACGTACTGAACGTGCTCGGCTGGCGGCGCCACACCGGCGGCAAGCCGATCGACCTGCGGCAGCGCGTGGTGCCGGAACAACTGCAACCGCGCCCGACCGCGTTCGAGCGCGCGGCCGCCGCGGGCGTCGGCGTGTGCGTGGTGGGGCCGCGCGACCAGCGCGACAGCGGCCTGACGCGCGCGGCCCTGCGCGGTGGCGAGTTCCGCGGCGTACACGCCTTCGGCGACCTGGTCTCGGCGGTCGGTGCGGCGCTCGCCGAGCCGCGGTCGCTGTGCTACGCCTACCACGCAGACCTCGACCTGCTCGGCCACGTCCACGGCCCGGGCAGTGAGCCGTGGTGTTTCCAGCTGTCCTTCGTCGACCGCCTGGTCGAGGCGATCGCCGGCACGCTGCCGGCCGGCTCGGCGCTGGTGGTCACAGCCGACCACGGCATGGTGACCGTCGGCGAGCGCGTCGACTTCGACACCACACCGGCCTTGCAGGCGGGGGTGCGCACCGTTGGGGGCGAGGCGCGCGCCCGCCACGTCTACGCGAGCGACGGCGCCGCGCCCGACGTCCTGGCCGCCTGGCGCGAAACCCTCGGCGAGCGCGCGTGGGTGCTCGGCCGCGACGAAGCGGTCGCCGCGGGCTGGTTCGGCCCCCGGGTGAACGCCGAAGTGCTGCCGCGCATCGGCGACGTCGTGGCCGCGGCCCGCGGGACGGCAGCAGTCGTGCGCACCGAGGCCGAACCGCGGCTGAGTCGCATGACGGGCCAGCACGGTTCCGTGACCGACGAGGAACTGGTGGTACCACTGCTGATCGCTCGGCGCTGA
- a CDS encoding toluene hydroxylase — protein sequence MTTTAERSVPKPVFTDAEAGAREFPDSAERHFNYFTPRKRKQSHYEDVTVEVQPDPRHYLSQGWLYGFADGKGGYPLEWTALKAWGSDRPEPVRSPGSGGAGYPWPALGWHEFRDPNEEWELTLYRYNANVVRQLNQNIDAARQSKAFEQWSPNWVSFVAQHVGAWMHVDHGLGLYLFANANRRAPTNMHNNAISVNSMHRIRAAQDLALYNLTLSEEIESFDGTAHLETWNEDPAWQGVRELAESLTEIWDWCEAIFAANVVFEPLVGELFRSRLVQQAAPANGDFVTPTLIGAEEFDYSERDLRYTKAMFDLLVNDSEFADHNRRLMDQWLSAWVPKCLAAARTMQPLWSQPDAKPMRFEDGLDRSKSRFSGILSDLGLQAPKELGQ from the coding sequence ATGACAACGACGGCAGAACGCAGTGTGCCCAAGCCCGTCTTCACCGATGCCGAGGCGGGTGCCCGGGAGTTTCCCGACTCGGCGGAGCGGCACTTCAACTACTTCACTCCGAGGAAGCGCAAGCAGAGCCACTACGAGGACGTCACCGTCGAGGTGCAGCCGGACCCGCGCCACTACCTGAGCCAGGGCTGGTTGTACGGCTTCGCCGACGGCAAGGGCGGTTACCCGCTCGAATGGACCGCACTGAAGGCCTGGGGCTCGGACCGGCCCGAGCCCGTGCGCAGCCCCGGTTCGGGCGGCGCCGGCTACCCGTGGCCCGCGCTCGGCTGGCACGAGTTCCGCGACCCCAACGAAGAGTGGGAGCTCACGCTCTACCGCTACAACGCGAACGTGGTCCGCCAGCTCAACCAGAACATCGACGCGGCGCGCCAGTCGAAGGCGTTCGAGCAGTGGAGCCCCAACTGGGTCAGCTTCGTCGCGCAGCACGTCGGCGCGTGGATGCACGTGGACCACGGCCTGGGCCTGTACCTGTTCGCCAACGCCAACCGGCGGGCCCCGACCAACATGCACAACAACGCGATCTCCGTGAACAGCATGCACCGCATCCGCGCGGCGCAGGACCTCGCCCTGTACAACCTCACGTTGTCGGAGGAGATCGAGTCGTTCGACGGCACCGCGCACCTCGAGACCTGGAACGAGGACCCGGCGTGGCAGGGCGTGCGCGAGCTGGCCGAGTCGCTCACGGAGATCTGGGACTGGTGCGAAGCGATCTTCGCGGCCAACGTCGTGTTCGAGCCCCTCGTGGGTGAGCTGTTCCGCAGCCGGCTCGTGCAGCAGGCGGCGCCGGCCAACGGCGACTTCGTGACGCCGACCCTGATCGGCGCGGAGGAGTTCGACTACTCCGAGCGCGACCTTCGCTACACGAAGGCGATGTTCGACCTGCTCGTCAACGACAGTGAGTTCGCCGACCACAACCGCCGGCTGATGGACCAGTGGCTCTCGGCGTGGGTGCCGAAGTGCCTGGCGGCGGCGCGCACGATGCAGCCGCTGTGGTCGCAGCCCGACGCCAAGCCGATGCGGTTCGAGGACGGTCTCGACCGGTCCAAGAGCCGCTTCAGCGGCATCCTGTCCGACCTGGGTCTGCAAGCACCGAAGGAGCTGGGCCAGTGA
- a CDS encoding sigma-54-dependent Fis family transcriptional regulator → MATSPPARREAPPPSAILPDQEGLARTRIRFLTSESVEPDQVREAILASWWRSRHFHVPADRIDLPYLGEVNLDTPLIHSAKLVMQRLGDQLDGQPISMILADPTGTVLSQRSGDTDLHRHLERVELVPGFSYGERFVGTNGIGTALEDDQPTHVFGHEHYAEHLENLACAGVPIHHPISGKLIGAIDLTCWRKDAGGLLIALARSTAEQIQQALLTHSNLRELMLFQSYLQACRRTTGIVMAFNDDIVMMNDSARQLLNSADQSILLGHAAQALSEHRRSTATVGLSGGGKVKMHCRRVAGQHEDDVVGGVLSVKLLASEDETSGVPVPMLPMFLPGLVGSAPAWLRCTHDVDAGYSRGEWLVLAGEPGTGKLSLARGVHQRRNPTGRLHTLDARDAADDDWLSDLRRDLVDDPVDSLVVQHLEALRGEQLKAFTAVLDEVRTTYGANAPWLAVTLAPEAETTPDLAEPLAFFPRTVTVPPLRRHVDDLTELVPFFLAKLSRSNRLTCSPTALHLLMRADWPGNTAQLNQVLRKVAQHRRLGSIQPSDLPAEYQAVAKRPLKGLESIERDAIVRSLEEAHGNKPRAAKLLGISRATIYRKIHEYGIVTPDH, encoded by the coding sequence GTGGCGACGAGTCCACCCGCACGACGCGAAGCTCCGCCCCCGAGTGCGATCCTCCCCGACCAAGAAGGGCTGGCCCGCACCCGGATCCGGTTCCTCACGTCCGAATCCGTCGAGCCGGATCAGGTTCGTGAAGCGATCCTCGCTTCGTGGTGGCGGTCCCGGCACTTCCACGTGCCCGCGGACCGGATCGACCTGCCCTACCTCGGTGAGGTCAACCTCGACACGCCGCTGATCCACAGCGCGAAGCTCGTGATGCAGCGTCTGGGCGACCAACTGGACGGGCAGCCGATCAGCATGATCCTCGCCGATCCGACCGGCACCGTGCTGAGCCAGCGCAGCGGCGACACCGACCTGCACCGCCACCTCGAACGGGTGGAACTGGTTCCCGGGTTCAGCTACGGCGAGCGGTTCGTGGGCACCAACGGCATCGGCACCGCGCTCGAGGACGACCAGCCGACGCACGTGTTCGGGCACGAGCACTACGCGGAGCACCTCGAGAACCTCGCGTGCGCGGGCGTGCCGATCCACCACCCGATCTCCGGGAAGCTCATCGGAGCGATCGACCTGACGTGCTGGCGCAAGGACGCCGGCGGGCTCCTCATCGCGCTCGCGCGCAGCACCGCCGAGCAGATCCAGCAGGCGCTGCTGACCCACAGCAACCTGCGCGAGCTCATGCTCTTCCAGTCCTACCTGCAGGCCTGCCGGCGCACGACCGGGATCGTGATGGCGTTCAACGACGACATCGTGATGATGAACGACAGCGCGCGCCAGCTGCTCAACTCCGCCGACCAGTCGATCCTGCTCGGGCACGCCGCGCAGGCGCTGTCCGAGCACCGGCGCAGCACCGCGACCGTCGGGCTCTCGGGCGGGGGCAAGGTCAAGATGCACTGCCGGCGCGTGGCGGGCCAGCACGAGGACGACGTGGTGGGCGGCGTGCTGTCGGTGAAGCTGCTCGCGTCCGAGGACGAGACGAGCGGCGTACCCGTGCCGATGCTGCCGATGTTCCTGCCCGGGCTCGTGGGCTCCGCACCCGCATGGCTGCGCTGCACGCACGACGTCGACGCCGGCTACAGCCGTGGCGAGTGGCTCGTGCTCGCCGGCGAGCCGGGCACCGGGAAGCTGAGCCTGGCCCGCGGCGTGCACCAGCGGCGCAACCCGACCGGTCGGCTCCACACGCTCGACGCGCGCGACGCGGCGGACGACGACTGGCTGTCGGACCTGCGGCGCGACCTGGTCGACGACCCGGTCGACTCGCTCGTGGTGCAGCACCTCGAAGCGCTGCGGGGCGAACAGCTCAAGGCGTTCACCGCGGTGCTCGACGAGGTCCGCACGACGTACGGCGCCAACGCGCCGTGGCTCGCGGTCACGCTCGCGCCCGAGGCCGAGACGACCCCGGATCTGGCGGAGCCGCTGGCTTTCTTCCCCCGCACCGTCACGGTGCCGCCGCTGCGCCGGCACGTCGACGACCTCACCGAGCTCGTGCCGTTCTTCCTCGCGAAGCTTTCGCGGTCCAACCGGCTGACGTGCTCGCCGACCGCGCTGCACCTGTTGATGCGGGCCGATTGGCCGGGCAACACCGCGCAGCTGAACCAGGTGCTGCGCAAGGTCGCGCAGCACCGGCGGCTCGGGTCGATCCAGCCGAGCGACCTGCCGGCCGAGTACCAAGCCGTGGCGAAACGTCCGCTCAAGGGCCTCGAATCGATCGAACGCGACGCGATCGTGCGCAGTCTCGAAGAGGCGCACGGCAACAAGCCGCGCGCGGCGAAGCTGCTCGGCATCTCGCGCGCCACGATCTACCGCAAGATCCACGAGTATGGGATCGTCACGCCGGATCACTGA